One Olsenella sp. oral taxon 807 DNA segment encodes these proteins:
- a CDS encoding pyridoxal phosphate-dependent aminotransferase translates to MQTLSTKTSQFSDSVIRRMTRVSNRYGAINLSQGFPDFDPPREITDCLAEVAHKGPHQYAITWGAQGFREALARKQTPLMGIGEIDPDSQVVVTCGSTEAMMCAIMTVCDPGDRVVVFSPFYENYGADTILCDSVPSYVELYAPEFSFDESELEHACALPHTKALILCNPSNPTGHVFTPQELSSIADLAERYDLYVITDEVYEHIVYAPYRHVYFAGLPDMAERTISCSSLSKTYSITGWRLGYTIAPAGISERIKKVHDFLTVGAAAPLMEAATVGLGLPQGYYDELLATYTRKRQLFCEGLRRLGMPFVEPQGAYFVMCDISEAGYENDEEFAVELARRMGVGGVPGSCFFNVPENRFIRFHFAKSDGVLNDALQRLEGWQDRMARRSPCDV, encoded by the coding sequence ATGCAAACGCTCAGCACCAAGACCTCGCAATTCTCCGATTCCGTCATACGGCGCATGACGCGCGTGTCGAATCGGTACGGTGCCATCAACCTCTCGCAGGGCTTTCCCGATTTTGACCCTCCCAGGGAGATAACAGACTGTCTGGCCGAGGTTGCCCACAAGGGGCCGCACCAGTACGCCATCACCTGGGGTGCCCAGGGCTTTCGCGAGGCGTTGGCCCGCAAGCAGACGCCGCTCATGGGCATCGGTGAGATCGATCCCGACTCCCAGGTCGTCGTAACCTGCGGATCGACTGAGGCCATGATGTGCGCGATCATGACCGTGTGCGACCCAGGGGATCGTGTGGTGGTGTTCTCTCCGTTCTATGAGAACTATGGGGCGGATACCATCCTTTGCGACTCAGTTCCCAGTTACGTCGAGCTGTACGCGCCCGAATTCAGCTTCGACGAGTCCGAGCTCGAGCATGCCTGTGCCCTGCCGCACACGAAGGCCCTCATCCTCTGCAACCCCTCGAACCCCACGGGACATGTCTTCACCCCGCAGGAGCTTTCGTCCATAGCGGACCTCGCCGAGAGGTACGACCTCTATGTGATCACGGACGAGGTCTATGAGCACATCGTCTATGCCCCCTATAGGCATGTGTACTTTGCTGGCCTGCCCGATATGGCCGAGCGCACGATCTCGTGCAGCTCGCTTTCAAAGACCTACTCCATCACCGGTTGGCGTCTTGGCTACACCATAGCACCCGCAGGGATAAGCGAGCGCATCAAGAAGGTGCACGACTTTTTGACCGTGGGTGCGGCGGCGCCGCTCATGGAGGCGGCAACGGTGGGTCTCGGGTTGCCACAGGGCTACTACGACGAGCTGTTGGCGACCTATACCCGAAAGCGTCAGCTCTTTTGCGAGGGATTGCGTCGATTGGGCATGCCTTTTGTGGAGCCACAGGGTGCGTACTTCGTGATGTGCGACATCTCGGAGGCGGGCTACGAGAACGATGAGGAGTTCGCCGTCGAACTGGCGCGTCGTATGGGTGTGGGCGGCGTGCCTGGATCATGCTTCTTCAATGTTCCCGAGAACCGCTTCATTCGCTTTCACTTTGCCAAGAGCGATGGCGTGCTCAACGATGCCTTGCAGCGCTTGGAGGGATGGCAGGATAGGATGGCAAGGCGCTCGCCCTGCGACGTGTAG
- a CDS encoding DUF2207 domain-containing protein: protein MATEKYLRTGRLARWSRLRDLCGLIPLAIALPVFLAILPGSGVTSVIGVLAVMVISLAVGAFTGMPVLAVCFTLCSSMVSRTRAEARFVATRDITYYRETLKGVSPALLSMVSDLRVEPRKDIAASLLSLQMRHIVSFGPRGIEVTDAMADDVASLVPSDAFLVSRLRQGGISAADFGEWSRLAEREALSTSYLLRYGFGGAMRVSGCASGCLEGCAIPMLCVIVALMVGALALTGGLGPAFEAFSSFIAGPGRTRELVALVEHDPGVLVPFILLSLSLLMGVYGTLYLFVNAIVTAVRSSVRTNDIRRTAAGDVLAECAFGLKNYLSDFTCLSDADRRALVLWDDFFVYAVVLDVNERAAREVLPLKGVSLDELLAAVGERGAADSVSPVC from the coding sequence GTGGCTACCGAGAAGTATCTGCGCACCGGCAGGCTTGCGCGCTGGTCTCGTCTGCGCGATCTCTGCGGGCTCATTCCGCTCGCCATCGCACTTCCCGTGTTCCTTGCCATTCTCCCGGGAAGTGGGGTGACCAGTGTCATCGGCGTGCTTGCGGTCATGGTGATAAGTTTGGCAGTTGGCGCCTTCACGGGAATGCCAGTCCTTGCCGTCTGCTTTACCCTGTGCTCTTCCATGGTGAGTCGCACGCGTGCGGAGGCGAGGTTTGTCGCGACGCGAGACATCACCTACTACCGCGAGACGCTCAAGGGCGTGAGCCCCGCACTCCTCTCTATGGTCAGTGACCTGCGGGTGGAGCCGCGCAAGGACATAGCTGCCAGTCTTTTGAGCCTCCAGATGAGGCATATCGTCTCGTTTGGGCCTCGGGGAATCGAGGTCACGGACGCTATGGCCGACGATGTCGCCTCACTTGTTCCATCAGATGCATTTCTCGTTTCACGTCTGCGTCAGGGCGGCATATCAGCTGCAGACTTTGGGGAGTGGTCTAGGTTGGCCGAAAGGGAGGCCCTCTCCACGAGCTACCTCCTTCGCTATGGCTTTGGAGGAGCCATGAGGGTCAGTGGCTGTGCGAGCGGCTGCCTGGAGGGTTGCGCCATTCCGATGCTGTGCGTTATTGTGGCGCTCATGGTGGGCGCCCTCGCGCTTACGGGTGGGTTGGGACCTGCGTTCGAGGCGTTCTCCTCCTTCATCGCGGGACCGGGGAGGACGCGCGAGCTGGTTGCCCTCGTCGAGCATGACCCTGGCGTGCTCGTTCCCTTCATCCTCCTGTCCCTCTCACTGCTCATGGGCGTCTATGGGACCCTGTACCTGTTCGTGAACGCGATTGTGACGGCCGTGCGCAGCAGCGTCCGCACCAATGACATCCGTCGCACGGCGGCAGGCGATGTCTTGGCCGAGTGCGCCTTTGGACTCAAGAACTATCTGAGCGACTTCACCTGTCTTTCCGATGCGGACCGAAGGGCACTTGTGCTCTGGGACGACTTCTTTGTCTACGCGGTGGTGCTCGACGTCAACGAGCGGGCGGCCCGTGAGGTGCTGCCCCTCAAGGGAGTGAGTCTCGACGAGCTGCTTGCCGCAGTGGGCGAGAGGGGCGCGGCAGATTCGGTCTCCCCAGTCTGCTAG
- a CDS encoding glutamate-cysteine ligase family protein produces MAAFDEAILEENRRRIIRYFEGGARELQGPGTLGTEVEHFVIADDGRPVTYEPADGLIGIRDVLGHIERLYPEHTRNEQGDLLGLGGPESTVTLEPAAQIEVSVAPHVAVADVMAGYRLFRERVDPYLAKHGARLLSVGYHPTRRARELALIPKSRYDFMDRYFAHIGLHGERMMRASASTQVSVDFSSERDAVRKLRVASALAPVLTAIADNTRVFEAEANHVPLARLRLWRDVDNARCGTIPNVFSDGFGFGDYADWLLGTPPIFVTRPPTRGTSPSRVREAFDLPSSLMYADAPMGTQDIEHLVSMFWPDARLKRFVEIRPADALPEQGVAGYTALIKGLFYFESSLRAVEDALGVEGGSWRLRAADVEKAIVSVNRRGFGGVLYGLPLSEWEDLLFSQARQALDGNEGRLLDWLEGFAHDKDWWQTGERP; encoded by the coding sequence ATGGCAGCATTCGACGAAGCCATTCTGGAAGAGAATCGTCGCCGCATCATCAGGTACTTCGAGGGTGGCGCGCGCGAGCTGCAGGGTCCCGGGACCCTTGGCACCGAGGTTGAGCACTTCGTGATCGCGGATGACGGAAGGCCCGTCACCTATGAGCCCGCAGATGGCCTCATTGGCATACGAGACGTGCTGGGGCACATCGAACGGCTCTATCCCGAGCACACCCGCAACGAGCAGGGTGACCTGCTGGGTCTTGGTGGTCCTGAGAGCACGGTCACCCTGGAGCCTGCGGCGCAGATTGAGGTCAGCGTCGCGCCGCATGTGGCGGTGGCTGACGTCATGGCGGGCTATCGCCTGTTTCGCGAGCGTGTGGACCCCTACCTTGCTAAGCATGGTGCCCGTCTCCTGAGCGTGGGCTACCATCCAACGCGCAGGGCTCGTGAGCTCGCTCTTATCCCCAAGTCTCGCTATGACTTCATGGACCGTTACTTCGCCCACATAGGTCTGCACGGCGAGCGCATGATGCGGGCATCTGCCTCAACGCAGGTTTCGGTGGACTTCTCGAGCGAGCGGGACGCCGTCCGCAAGCTGCGCGTTGCGTCGGCGTTGGCCCCCGTGCTCACGGCCATCGCGGACAACACGCGCGTGTTCGAGGCAGAGGCCAACCATGTCCCCCTCGCCCGCCTGCGACTCTGGCGTGACGTGGACAACGCGCGCTGCGGAACCATACCCAACGTCTTCAGCGACGGCTTTGGCTTTGGCGACTACGCGGACTGGCTGCTTGGGACTCCGCCCATCTTTGTGACGCGACCCCCTACGAGGGGCACCTCCCCTTCCCGCGTGCGGGAGGCATTCGATCTGCCGTCATCACTCATGTATGCCGATGCTCCCATGGGCACACAGGACATCGAGCATCTGGTGTCGATGTTCTGGCCAGATGCGCGCCTCAAGCGCTTTGTGGAGATCCGCCCGGCAGACGCCCTGCCCGAGCAGGGGGTGGCCGGCTACACGGCCCTCATCAAGGGCCTCTTCTACTTCGAGTCCTCCCTGCGCGCCGTCGAGGACGCACTGGGCGTGGAGGGCGGGTCCTGGAGGTTGCGCGCCGCCGACGTCGAGAAGGCCATCGTCTCGGTCAATCGACGAGGGTTTGGTGGCGTGCTGTATGGCCTGCCGCTTTCGGAGTGGGAGGACCTGCTCTTCTCACAAGCGCGTCAGGCGCTCGACGGCAATGAGGGCAGACTCCTCGACTGGCTCGAGGGGTTTGCCCATGACAAGGACTGGTGGCAGACAGGCGAGCGTCCATGA
- a CDS encoding 5-methyltetrahydropteroyltriglutamate--homocysteine S-methyltransferase: MAALKQPPYAYDIVGSFLRPARLRKARAAFVTGDISHDELTAVEDECIAELVEKEKAAGLRAVTDGEFRRAMWHLDFLEELGGVERIDTTDWSVEFKGPKPKGAQLRFTGRIGLGDHPFLAHYAKLRKIVGNYPTKMTIPSPSMLHLIPCVRGKASFDPIERYQDEQVLFDDIVATYQDAVRAFYDLGCRYLQFDDTSWGEFCDVRKRRAYEEAGIDLDGVTRRYVATINAILEARPADMAITTHVCRGNFRSTWFSSGGYDPVAEVLLGGANYDAFFLEYDTDRAGDFAPLAHVKDQIVVLGLVTSKFPELEDEDSVIARIREAESYVPLERLRLSPQCGFSSTEEGNELSEDEQWAKVALVRRIAERVWET, translated from the coding sequence ATGGCAGCCCTCAAGCAACCACCCTACGCCTATGACATCGTCGGCAGCTTTTTACGCCCCGCCCGTCTTAGGAAGGCACGTGCCGCCTTTGTCACAGGCGACATCTCACACGACGAGCTCACCGCCGTTGAGGATGAGTGTATAGCCGAGCTCGTCGAGAAGGAGAAGGCCGCTGGCCTTCGCGCCGTCACCGACGGGGAGTTCCGCCGCGCCATGTGGCATCTCGACTTTCTCGAGGAGCTCGGGGGCGTCGAGCGCATCGACACGACAGACTGGTCCGTCGAGTTCAAAGGTCCCAAGCCCAAGGGTGCCCAGCTGCGCTTCACGGGCAGGATCGGCCTCGGCGACCACCCCTTCCTTGCACACTATGCCAAGCTGCGCAAGATAGTGGGTAACTACCCCACGAAGATGACGATTCCCTCCCCCTCGATGCTGCATCTCATTCCCTGCGTGCGTGGAAAGGCAAGCTTCGATCCCATCGAGCGCTACCAAGACGAGCAGGTGCTCTTTGACGATATTGTCGCCACCTACCAGGACGCCGTGAGGGCCTTCTACGACCTCGGCTGTCGCTACCTGCAGTTTGATGACACGAGCTGGGGCGAGTTCTGCGACGTCCGGAAGCGTAGGGCCTACGAGGAGGCAGGTATCGATCTCGACGGGGTCACAAGGAGGTACGTGGCGACCATCAACGCAATCCTCGAGGCGAGGCCTGCCGACATGGCCATCACCACCCACGTCTGCCGCGGCAACTTCCGCTCCACCTGGTTCTCATCGGGCGGCTATGACCCCGTGGCAGAGGTACTCCTGGGTGGTGCCAACTACGACGCCTTCTTCTTGGAGTATGACACGGATCGCGCCGGAGACTTCGCTCCCCTCGCCCACGTCAAGGACCAGATCGTCGTCTTGGGTCTCGTGACCTCAAAGTTCCCCGAGCTCGAGGACGAGGACAGCGTCATCGCGCGCATCCGCGAGGCTGAAAGCTACGTACCCCTGGAGCGCCTGCGTCTCTCGCCGCAGTGCGGCTTCTCGTCCACCGAAGAGGGAAACGAGCTGAGCGAGGACGAGCAGTGGGCCAAGGTCGCGCTCGTCAGGCGCATCGCCGAGCGCGTCTGGGAAACGTAG
- a CDS encoding CAP domain-containing protein, with protein sequence MRKRPLTLVTAVLTALLVLTVLPTAAWASTTQRIYRLYNQWNGDHLFTRDSGERTDLMGRGWSDEGTAWEAPASGTSVWRLYNPWSGEHLYTTDKAEYDGLASRGWSREGVSLHSGGKAPVYRLYNRWLTAGTHLYTTDKAEYDRLVKIGWSGEGVKLYAASSSGGSNPGKPSKPANGQRLFESLGVNVGALASQAEAKGYTAAAGYTLVDADNPKSAFHLDNIRKALTIVDQTNAARAARGLSELKLTPTLMAQSAIQTNVSTKLVHHSNIFDIGENLAWGYAYDKAVNDAWMSEESTYNKYVAEHPDRKIVWENANSHWNWSHANPDIAHTVGHYLNIIDPHCAAMGAAYSKIDSGKWSESEGEVFTLSLPSGERTYTTAEFRALLG encoded by the coding sequence ATGAGAAAGCGACCGTTAACCCTCGTCACTGCAGTGCTGACAGCACTTCTTGTCCTGACCGTGCTGCCCACGGCAGCATGGGCGTCGACCACCCAGCGGATCTATCGCCTCTACAACCAGTGGAACGGCGACCACCTCTTCACGAGGGACTCCGGCGAGCGCACGGACCTCATGGGCAGGGGCTGGAGCGACGAGGGCACCGCCTGGGAGGCGCCGGCCTCCGGCACCAGCGTCTGGCGGCTCTACAACCCTTGGTCGGGGGAGCACCTCTACACCACCGACAAGGCCGAGTACGACGGCCTCGCCAGCCGCGGCTGGAGCCGGGAGGGCGTCTCGCTCCACAGCGGCGGGAAGGCCCCCGTCTACCGCCTCTACAACAGGTGGCTCACGGCGGGGACGCACCTCTACACCACGGACAAGGCCGAGTACGACAGGCTGGTTAAGATCGGCTGGTCGGGGGAGGGCGTCAAGCTCTACGCCGCCTCCTCGTCGGGCGGCTCGAACCCCGGCAAGCCCTCAAAGCCCGCCAACGGCCAGAGGCTCTTCGAGTCCCTGGGCGTCAACGTGGGGGCCCTCGCCAGCCAGGCCGAGGCGAAGGGCTACACCGCCGCGGCCGGCTACACGCTCGTCGACGCCGACAACCCCAAGAGCGCGTTCCACCTCGACAACATACGCAAGGCGCTCACGATAGTGGACCAGACCAACGCCGCCCGCGCGGCGCGCGGGCTTTCCGAGCTCAAGCTCACGCCGACCCTGATGGCCCAGTCCGCCATACAGACCAACGTCTCGACCAAGCTGGTGCATCACTCCAATATATTTGATATTGGCGAGAACCTCGCGTGGGGCTACGCCTATGACAAGGCCGTCAATGACGCTTGGATGAGCGAGGAGTCCACCTACAACAAGTACGTGGCGGAGCATCCCGACAGGAAGATCGTATGGGAGAACGCCAATAGCCACTGGAACTGGTCGCATGCGAACCCCGATATCGCCCATACAGTAGGTCACTATCTCAACATCATTGACCCTCACTGTGCTGCTATGGGCGCGGCGTACAGCAAGATCGATTCGGGGAAGTGGAGTGAGTCTGAGGGCGAGGTCTTCACCCTCTCCCTGCCGTCCGGAGAGCGCACCTACACGACGGCCGAGTTCAGGGCGCTGCTCGGCTAG
- a CDS encoding S9 family peptidase: protein MGNYREQEWWGKREDKDIYGKLFLPEGLEDGRPRATAVFSHGLSTNRGDMEPYARTAAANGMVTYVFDFCGSGQYSSSSEQPGGMSLFTEQHDLESVAWELSREPYVDENNLFLMGSSLGASITLMAARANADLVRGVVLLYPAFNLYDAVHAACPSRELLPDSFKVMSTMVSKAFLCSCWDYNFYDHIGAFPRDVLLFHGDADDNVPLSYSQRAAEIFPNAELHVIEGGKHGFKEPAYSEVVNISTDWLLAHINK from the coding sequence ATGGGTAACTATAGGGAGCAAGAGTGGTGGGGAAAGCGGGAAGACAAGGACATCTACGGCAAGCTCTTCCTGCCTGAGGGCCTTGAGGACGGACGCCCGCGCGCGACGGCCGTCTTCTCGCACGGGCTTTCAACCAACCGTGGTGACATGGAGCCCTATGCGCGCACCGCTGCAGCGAACGGCATGGTAACCTACGTGTTCGATTTCTGTGGCTCGGGACAGTACAGCAGCTCGAGCGAGCAACCGGGAGGTATGTCCCTCTTCACCGAGCAGCATGACCTTGAGTCTGTGGCCTGGGAGCTTTCTCGCGAGCCCTACGTGGACGAGAACAACCTCTTTCTCATGGGGTCGAGCTTGGGAGCGTCGATCACCCTCATGGCGGCGCGCGCCAATGCCGACCTCGTGCGCGGCGTCGTGCTCCTCTACCCCGCGTTCAATCTCTACGACGCCGTGCACGCCGCCTGCCCCAGCCGCGAGCTCTTGCCGGACAGCTTCAAAGTCATGTCGACGATGGTGAGCAAGGCCTTCCTGTGCAGCTGCTGGGACTACAATTTCTACGATCACATCGGCGCCTTCCCGCGCGACGTGCTCCTGTTCCATGGCGACGCTGACGATAACGTGCCCCTCTCCTACTCGCAGCGCGCAGCCGAGATCTTCCCCAACGCGGAGCTGCATGTCATAGAGGGTGGCAAGCACGGTTTCAAGGAGCCAGCCTACAGCGAGGTCGTGAACATATCCACAGACTGGCTCCTTGCCCACATCAACAAGTAA
- a CDS encoding aldo/keto reductase — MTFKPNLMLRDGRQMPRLGMGTWRLGEGLHPRAQELAALRTGIDAGIRLIDTAEMYGDGATEELVGDAIRGVEREDLFLVSKVCPQNAKRHDIERSLDATLGRLATDHLDLYLLHWRGAIPLEETVECMEELVEGGKILAWGVSNFDTDDMEELASVAGGEHCVVNQDLYHLGSRGVEFDLLPLMRRHQIPLMAYCPLAQAGRLRGDLVGSDAVRQTAAAHGCTPMQVLLAFVLRREDIIAIPRSSSAQHVLENFEARKVELTDEDLTRLDGEFPAPTRKVPLDIE, encoded by the coding sequence ATGACGTTCAAGCCAAATCTCATGTTGCGTGATGGCAGGCAGATGCCTCGGCTTGGTATGGGTACCTGGCGTTTGGGTGAGGGGCTTCATCCTCGCGCCCAGGAGCTCGCTGCCCTGAGGACAGGTATTGACGCTGGAATCCGTCTTATCGACACTGCCGAGATGTACGGCGACGGGGCTACTGAGGAGCTTGTGGGCGACGCCATACGGGGCGTTGAGCGCGAGGATCTCTTTCTTGTGTCGAAGGTCTGCCCACAGAATGCCAAGAGGCACGACATCGAGCGGAGCCTTGATGCCACGCTCGGGCGTCTTGCCACCGACCACCTCGACCTATACCTCCTGCATTGGCGTGGCGCAATTCCCCTCGAGGAGACCGTCGAGTGCATGGAGGAGCTGGTCGAGGGTGGCAAGATCTTAGCGTGGGGTGTGTCGAACTTCGATACAGACGATATGGAGGAGCTCGCGTCCGTGGCTGGCGGCGAGCACTGTGTTGTGAACCAAGACCTGTACCACCTGGGTTCTCGTGGGGTGGAGTTCGACCTTCTCCCTTTGATGCGCAGGCACCAGATCCCACTCATGGCCTACTGCCCACTGGCGCAGGCAGGAAGATTGAGGGGCGATCTGGTTGGGAGCGACGCGGTGCGACAGACGGCCGCCGCGCACGGTTGCACGCCCATGCAGGTGCTTCTCGCCTTCGTGCTGCGCCGTGAGGACATCATCGCTATTCCGAGAAGCTCGAGTGCCCAACATGTGCTCGAGAACTTCGAGGCGCGCAAGGTCGAGCTTACCGACGAGGACCTTACGCGCCTTGATGGCGAGTTTCCCGCGCCCACCCGCAAGGTTCCCCTCGACATAGAGTGA
- a CDS encoding AAA domain-containing protein, with protein sequence MERIYVYSNISKRFEDQTSSLLERPRLMPDDTYKLVYRANPGRQYSYGSDMVALVREKEAPIEDRFCYWVGNDRYLNPRRIARQVSTSNPDYSLQTLVIDERGKRHTYQKDATVARESLVRGSSLFRYLLDVSIATRPTDGDEPARNHLFNQLKSLANDSVRSLASSFLVKPSPPRAPRADAGPVILPFGSSLSQMDAIDAALDNRISVIQGPPGTGKTQTILNIIANLIVRDKTVLVVSPNNSATNNVVEKLRHEGMGFLVAEMGRRDQQMDFVRKQDRLKPYPVSILRWKRTRSEQKQLADEVNAGSKLLREVYGRQRKVASLRERLRDLELEYSHFGEGSTVDTLTCKGQLSPSRLRELHDEVVACANAGRRIPLLSRIRYALMWGIGRWRDYGSAGVDLEIKVDSTLYQHDLSLMRDAVESDEGFLATHNAGLAIQAVTARSRELFQAALYDRFGRGMGRTRRHFEDPMKEPEEFRREYPVISSTTHDARKQLGKGGLPFDYVIIDEASQVDLLTGFLALSSARRAVVVGDRNQLPCVLSAEHAKSAQACSLGDLPSSYEYSTHSLLDCLDEISRSNKEHRMPCTLLREHYRCAPDIIGFCNRQFYGGQLMVMSETGAQGDAPALGCSLGTELGEGPGDYGKAQARILKEDVLPQLLARFSASDIGVATPYRKEADGIRECLSDLPDTASTQLEVGAVREYQGREKAAMALVTTASQPTDLLNNPNLVNVAVSRAQSCLWLIATRGATNGEGSIADLRRYIEYHSGPIERSRVRPVFPYLYSDSSGERDAFLKQMQENTSDQYFEVQVEVLLKKTIESTGMLGHIGWCRNYPLKLLVPKDGGMVGSGWLAEEERFVSTSAHVDFMLFRHIDNSPLAAFELDEAQNDRGRQAQRDRMKDGIFDKIGLPFRRIRANEGQDVIVATLRDGLRQALGPDGFSSRKATSIVIDTDGSWTL encoded by the coding sequence ATGGAAAGGATCTACGTATATAGCAACATCAGCAAGCGCTTCGAAGACCAGACGAGCAGCCTCCTAGAACGGCCTCGGTTGATGCCCGACGATACGTATAAGCTGGTATATCGCGCCAATCCAGGACGGCAGTACAGCTATGGAAGCGACATGGTCGCCCTCGTCAGGGAGAAGGAGGCCCCTATCGAGGATCGCTTCTGCTACTGGGTGGGCAATGACCGCTACCTGAATCCACGACGCATCGCACGTCAGGTGTCTACCAGCAACCCGGACTATTCGCTACAGACGCTTGTCATAGATGAGCGGGGTAAGCGGCATACCTATCAAAAAGACGCGACTGTCGCGAGAGAGTCCCTCGTCAGGGGTTCATCACTCTTCAGGTATCTCCTTGACGTCTCGATCGCCACCCGCCCTACCGATGGGGACGAACCAGCCAGAAATCACCTGTTCAATCAGTTGAAGTCTCTTGCCAATGACTCCGTTCGAAGCCTCGCCTCCTCCTTTCTTGTGAAGCCCAGCCCACCTCGAGCGCCCCGTGCTGACGCGGGACCGGTCATCCTGCCATTTGGTTCGAGCCTCAGTCAGATGGACGCCATAGACGCCGCACTTGACAACAGGATCTCAGTAATCCAAGGTCCACCTGGCACGGGCAAGACCCAGACGATCCTCAACATCATCGCAAACCTCATCGTGAGAGACAAGACGGTCTTGGTCGTCTCTCCAAACAACTCTGCCACAAACAATGTCGTGGAGAAGCTCAGGCATGAGGGCATGGGCTTTCTGGTAGCAGAGATGGGACGACGCGACCAGCAGATGGACTTCGTAAGGAAGCAGGACAGGCTGAAGCCATATCCCGTAAGCATTCTGAGATGGAAGCGGACGCGCAGCGAGCAGAAGCAGCTGGCAGACGAGGTGAATGCGGGCAGCAAGCTACTACGTGAGGTCTATGGGAGGCAACGCAAGGTGGCGAGCTTGCGCGAGCGCCTGCGCGATCTCGAGCTTGAGTACTCACACTTTGGTGAGGGAAGCACCGTAGACACACTCACCTGCAAAGGGCAGCTGAGTCCCTCGCGATTACGCGAGCTGCACGACGAGGTTGTTGCCTGCGCCAACGCAGGCCGCCGCATACCTCTCCTAAGCAGGATACGCTATGCCCTCATGTGGGGCATCGGCAGGTGGAGAGATTACGGCTCCGCAGGCGTGGATCTAGAGATCAAGGTAGACAGTACCCTCTACCAGCACGACTTGAGTCTCATGAGAGACGCCGTCGAATCGGACGAGGGCTTTCTCGCCACACACAACGCGGGTCTCGCAATCCAAGCCGTCACTGCGCGCTCAAGAGAACTCTTCCAGGCTGCGCTCTATGACCGCTTTGGTCGAGGCATGGGAAGGACGCGTCGCCACTTCGAAGATCCCATGAAGGAGCCCGAGGAGTTTCGAAGGGAGTACCCAGTAATCAGCTCCACGACCCATGACGCGCGCAAGCAGCTCGGAAAGGGTGGCCTCCCCTTTGACTACGTGATAATCGACGAGGCATCACAGGTCGATCTGCTCACGGGCTTTCTTGCGCTGTCCTCGGCAAGGCGCGCCGTCGTGGTGGGCGATAGAAACCAGCTCCCCTGCGTGCTGTCTGCCGAGCACGCCAAAAGCGCTCAGGCATGCTCGCTGGGAGACCTACCGAGTTCCTATGAATATTCCACGCATAGTCTCTTGGACTGCTTGGACGAGATCTCTCGTTCGAACAAGGAGCATAGAATGCCATGTACCTTGCTCAGAGAGCATTATCGCTGCGCTCCTGACATCATCGGCTTCTGCAACCGTCAGTTCTATGGTGGACAGCTCATGGTGATGAGCGAGACAGGCGCCCAGGGAGACGCTCCCGCACTCGGATGCTCGCTCGGTACCGAGCTCGGGGAGGGGCCAGGCGACTACGGCAAAGCCCAGGCCAGAATCCTTAAGGAAGACGTCCTTCCGCAGCTCCTGGCACGTTTCAGCGCAAGCGACATCGGGGTGGCAACCCCATATCGCAAGGAGGCGGACGGGATACGAGAGTGCCTGTCAGACCTGCCCGATACAGCTTCGACGCAACTCGAGGTAGGCGCCGTGCGCGAGTACCAGGGTCGCGAGAAGGCCGCGATGGCGCTCGTCACAACCGCCAGTCAGCCAACGGACCTCCTCAACAACCCGAACCTGGTAAATGTGGCGGTGTCTAGGGCGCAGAGCTGCCTGTGGCTCATAGCGACACGGGGCGCAACCAACGGGGAGGGCAGCATCGCCGACCTGAGACGCTACATCGAATACCATAGCGGCCCGATCGAGCGATCGAGGGTACGGCCGGTGTTCCCTTACCTGTACTCGGACTCATCTGGGGAGCGAGACGCCTTTCTGAAACAGATGCAGGAGAACACGTCTGATCAGTATTTTGAGGTACAGGTCGAGGTTCTGCTCAAGAAGACGATCGAGTCCACAGGGATGCTCGGGCATATTGGGTGGTGTAGAAACTACCCCTTGAAGCTGCTCGTCCCAAAAGACGGCGGGATGGTAGGTTCGGGCTGGCTGGCCGAGGAGGAGCGGTTCGTCAGCACCTCGGCACACGTGGACTTCATGCTGTTCCGTCACATAGACAACAGCCCACTCGCGGCGTTCGAGTTGGACGAGGCTCAAAACGACCGGGGACGACAGGCACAGCGTGATCGCATGAAGGACGGGATATTCGACAAGATCGGTCTTCCGTTCAGGCGTATCAGGGCCAATGAGGGGCAAGACGTGATTGTCGCGACCCTTCGTGACGGCCTCAGGCAGGCACTAGGTCCAGACGGCTTCTCGAGTCGCAAGGCGACCTCCATCGTGATCGACACGGATGGTTCGTGGACGCTATGA